One stretch of Psilocybe cubensis strain MGC-MH-2018 chromosome 6, whole genome shotgun sequence DNA includes these proteins:
- a CDS encoding Subtilisin-like protease 3: MSESQEVPIATDSEANTYIIVLRDGVSTSSFLRSQEEQVNAFSASSVHVFEHVLNGFTGSFSESHIESIKAHSDVKYVEADAKCYAYGHQSDATWNLARLSRIAPLEKVEPKYHYYYDTPAGRGVDIYIVGEQPDTNLFEQIHGIDVSETDTGIDTSHPSFENRASWGITLTGKPNVDTDGHGTHVAGIAMSKQYGVAKEANAIAVKVLENKDSRTTLLVKVLDWILINVKFTKRPSIVNMSIGGDASQALDDSVKKLFDTKISVVAAAGNDNKDAKFVSPARSPFAITVGATTFRDKRYKHSNYGSVVNVFAPGNHDLIPT; this comes from the exons ATGTCAGAAAGCCAAGAAGTCCCAATTGCCACAGACTCGGAGGCAAACACGTACATCATCGTTCTACGTGACGGGGTATCGACGTCGTCATTCCTAAGATCACAGGAAGAACAAGTCAACGCATTCTCTGCTTCCTCCGTCCATGTGTTTGAGCACGTCCTGAATGGGTTTACCG GAAGTTTTTCTGAAAGCCATATTGAAAGTATAAAGGCCCACTCAGACGTCAAATACGTGGAAGCCGATGCCAAATGTTATGCATATGGACATCA ATCCGACGCAACATGGAATTTAGCAAGATTGAGTCGGATCGCCCCACTTGAGAAAGTCGAACCCAAGTATCACTACTACTATGATACCCCAGCCGGTAGAGGTGTAGATATCTACATTGTTGGTGAGCAGCCTGATACAAACCTTTTTGAGCAGATACATGGTATTGACGTATCTGAAACAGACACGG GGATTGATACATCTCAT CCATCCTTTGAGAATCGCGCATCTTGGGGAATAACCCTTACAGGAAAG CCCAACGTAGATACCGATGG TCATGGTACGCACGTCGCAGGGATAGCAATGTCGAAGCAATA CGGCGTTGCCAAAGAGGCAAACGCCATAGCCGTAAAGGTCCTGGAAAATAA AGATTCCCGCACCACTTTACT TGTCAAGGTGTTAGACTGGATACTTATCAATGTCAAATTTACCAAACGTCCAAGTATAGTCAACATGAGCATTGGAGGTGATGCAAGTCAAGCACTTGACGATTCTGTCAAAAAG CTGTTTGACACAAAGATATCTGTTGTAGCCGCAGCTGGAAATGATAACAAGGATGCAAAATTCGTTAGCCCTGCTCGCTCTCCCTTTGCAATAACCGTTGGTGCAACTACCTTCCGTGATAAACGGTACAAACATTCAAACTACGGGAGTGTAGTCAATGTATTTGCCCCTGGTAACCATGATCTTATACCTACTTGA